A stretch of the Panicum virgatum strain AP13 chromosome 9N, P.virgatum_v5, whole genome shotgun sequence genome encodes the following:
- the LOC120691079 gene encoding heptahelical transmembrane protein ADIPOR3, translating into MAGEEAERLAAAAAAWGEAEEGEGKQRGAGAKKRKRYGLVEYRALPGYLRDNEYIHRHYRCEWPLPQVLLSAFSIHNETLNVWTHLIGFFIFLALTIYTATQVPNVVDIQSLQHLPDVLRNADIHKIQAELLSCLPSLPHLSDLQKLKDELKSSWNSMEVLPSLSRWRLLELLSNCLPQRFSHTNETSLSVLQSMKEEIANMIAPQLIRPIARWPFYAFLGGAMFCLLASSTCHLLSCHSRRLAYIMLRLDYAGIAALIATSFYPPVYYSFMCYPFFCNLYLSFITILGVATIAFSLLPVFQNPEFRTIRACLFFGMGASGVIPVLHKLVLFWHQPEALHTTGYEVLMGLFYGLGALVYATRVPERWMPGKFDIAGHSHQLFHVLVVAGAYTHYHAGLLYLKWRDLQGC; encoded by the exons AtggcgggggaggaggcggagaggttagcggcggcggcggcggcgtggggggaggcggaggagggggaggggaagcAGCGGGGCGCGGGggcgaagaagaggaagcgcTACGGGCTCGTGGAGTACCGGGCGCTGCCGGGCTACCTGCGGGACAACGAGTACATCCACCGGCACTACCGCTGCGAGTGGCCGCTCCCGCAGGTGCTGCTCTCCGCCTTCTCCATCCACAACGAGACCCTCAACGTCTGGAC GCATTTGATTGGATTTTTCATCTTCCTAGCTCTGACCATATACACGGCAACTCAAGTTCCAAATGTAGTAGACATCCAGAGCCTACAGCACTTGCCAGATGTGCTGAGAAATGCTGATATTCATAAGATCCAGGCGGAGCTTCTGTCATGCCTTCCATCACTACCTCACCTTTCTGATTTACAAAAGCTGAAGGATGAGCTGAAGAGCTCATGGAATTCAATGGAAGTTCTTCCATCTCTGTCTCGTTGGCGTCTCTTGGAGTTACTCTCAAATTGCTTGCCCCAAAGATTTAGCCATACCAATGAAACAAGTTTGTCTGTTCTT CAAAGCATGAAGGAGGAAATAGCAAACATGATTGCACCACAGCTGATTAGACCAATTGCACGATGGCCATTCTACGCCTTCTTGGGAGGAGCCATGTTTTGCCTTCTTGCCAGCAGCACTTGCCACCTTCTCTCGTGCCACTCTCGCCGCCTAGCATACATCATGCTTCGACTTGATTATGCAGGCATTGCTGCTCTTATTGCAACATCCTTCTATCCTCCAGTATACTATTCATTCATGTGTTACCCCTTCTTTTGCAACCTGTACCTGAGCTTCATAACCATCCTAGGGGTGGCAACTATCGCGTTTTCTCTGCTCCCAGTCTTCCAGAACCCAGAGTTCAGAACCATCAGAGCGTGCCTCTTCTTCGGCATGGGAGCATCAGGTGTGATCCCTGTTCTTCACAAGCTGGTCCTTTTCTGGCACCAACCAGAGGCATTGCACACGACAGGATACGAAGTTCTGATGGGGCTCTTCTATGGGCTGGGAGCACTGGTGTACGCGACCCGTGTCCCTGAGCGATGGATGCCTGGGAAGTTTGACATTGCCGGGCACAGCCACCAGCTCTTTCACGTCTTGGTTGTCGCCGGAGCATACACACACTACCATGCAGGGCTCTTGTACCTCAAGTGGAGAGACCTGCAAGGCTGCTGA
- the LOC120693399 gene encoding lecithin-cholesterol acyltransferase-like 1, whose translation MALVPPLPVVAALLLLLAQPLGNAAGDLHPVVLVPGYGSNQLEAMLTAAYEPPAPACAAAGADRQGWFPLWPNHTATRDASQVPCFADQMSLVYDAGADDYRNADGVATRVPSFGSARALIGWDQLVRQLEGMGYRDGETLLAAPYDFRYAVAPRGHPSAVGSRYFRDLGRLIRAASLRRGRPAIVVAHSFGCALTYQFLLSRPLPWRCRYVKHVVLLGSALGGFAPGMYGLSAGIDYGLPGVTRPAMLRLARSQQSTLWRLPTPLVFGDRPLAVTRSGTYTARNMSAFLEAIGFPDGVWPYETRVLPMWEALPPPMVPVTSVIGVGIRTPETYVFGTDGFEGEPEVTYGDGDGDINLVSLVAVEDWAGVEGQAMEVVRLPGVNHSGFFSVDSAVERVVDEICRAGGGSTELDRKFSI comes from the exons ATGGCTCTCGTCCCTCCGCTCCCCgtcgtggcggcgctgctgctgctgctggcccaGCCGCTCGGGAACGCCGCCGGGGACCTGCACCCGGTCGTGCTCGTGCCGGGCTACGGCTCCAACCAGCTGGAGGCGATGCTGACGGCGGCGTACGAGCCCCCGGCGCCCGcgtgcgctgccgccggcgcggaCCGGCAGGGGTGGTTCCCGCTGTGGCCCAACCACACGGCGACGCGCGACGCCAGCCAGGTCCCCTGCTTCGCCGACCAGATGAGCCTCGTCTacgacgccggcgccgacgactACCGCAACGCCGACGGCGTCGCCACCCGCGTCCCGTCCTTCGGCTCCGCGCGCGCCCTCATCGG GTGGGACCAGCTGGTGAGGCAGCTGGAGGGCATGGGCTACCGCGACGGCGAgaccctcctcgccgcgccgtaCGACTTCCGCTACGCCGTCGCGCCGCGGGGCCACCCGTCGGCGGTGGGCAGCCGCTACTTCCGCGACCTCGGGCGCCTCATCCGGGCGGCTAGCCTCCGCCGGGGCCGCCCGGCCATCGTGGTCGCGCACAGCTTCGGCTGCGCGCTCACGTATCAGTTCCTCCTCTCCCGCCCGCTCCCCTGGCGCTGCCGCTACGTCAAGCACGTCGTCCTCCTGGGCTCCGCGCTCGGCGGGTTCGCGCCGGGGATGTACGGGCTCAGCGCCGGCATCGACTACGGCCTGCCGGGCGTCACGCGGCCGGCGATGCTCCGGCTGGCGCGGAGCCAGCAGAGCACCCTGTGGCGCCTGCCCACGCCGCTGGTGTTCGGGGACCGCCCGCTGGCGGTGACCAGGAGCGGGACCTACACGGCGCGCAACATGTCGGCGTTCCTCGAGGCGATCGGCTTCCCCGACGGGGTGTGGCCGTACGAGACCCGGGTGCTGCCGATGTGggaggcgctgccgccgccgatggtGCCGGTGACCAGCGTCATCGGGGTCGGGATCAGGACGCCGGAGACGTACGTGTTCGGGACGGACGGGTTCGAGGGGGAACCCGAGGTGACGTACGGCGACGGGGACGGGGATATCAACCTGGTGAGCCTGGTGGCCGTCGAGGACTGGGCTGGGGTGGAGGGGCAGGCCATGGAGGTCGTCAGGCTCCCCGGCGTGAATCACAGTGGCTTCTTCAGCGTCGATTCCGCTGTCGAGAGGGTGGTCGATGAGATATGCagggcaggaggaggaagcaCAGAGCTCGATCGGAAATTTAGTATCTGA